One genomic region from Caldisericia bacterium encodes:
- the rpmG gene encoding 50S ribosomal protein L33: protein MRIIISLECTECKRRNYTTTKNKNNDPNRLELKKYCPWCKKHTLHREVK, encoded by the coding sequence ATGAGAATAATTATATCTCTTGAATGCACTGAATGTAAAAGAAGAAATTATACAACAACAAAAAATAAAAATAATGATCCTAATAGATTAGAATTAAAAAAGTATTGTCCATGGTGTAAAAAACATACTCTTCATAGGGAGGTGAAATAG
- the secE gene encoding preprotein translocase subunit SecE yields the protein MSEKKSIIQRIKNFLKEVRVEFITRTTWPSRDRLLNSFVTILIFIIFWAILIGIFDIVFAEFLSFITSI from the coding sequence ATGAGTGAGAAAAAAAGTATTATTCAAAGAATTAAAAATTTTTTAAAAGAAGTAAGGGTTGAATTTATAACAAGAACTACTTGGCCTTCTAGAGATAGGTTGTTAAATTCTTTTGTAACTATTTTGATTTTTATAATATTCTGGGCTATATTAATTGGAATTTTTGATATAGTATTTGCGGAATTTCTAAGTTTTATTACTTCAATATAG
- the nusG gene encoding transcription termination/antitermination protein NusG yields the protein MKKEDIVEEKEKKQKRWYIVHTYSGMEEKVKKNLEQSIDAHNMHDRIFRVEVPVDWKVKLKDGKRQIVPEKVYPGYVLVEMIMDDDTWYVVRNTPGVLGFVGGGGKPTPLTEDEVRVIMNRIGIEEAKAQLTFSIGDTVRVIGGPFDQMIGKVEEIYEEKEKAKVRLSIFGRDIPVEIDFIHLEKI from the coding sequence ATGAAAAAAGAAGATATCGTAGAAGAAAAAGAAAAAAAACAAAAAAGATGGTATATTGTTCATACTTATTCAGGTATGGAAGAAAAGGTTAAAAAAAACCTTGAACAAAGTATTGATGCTCACAATATGCATGATAGAATATTTAGAGTTGAAGTACCTGTAGATTGGAAAGTTAAGTTAAAAGATGGCAAGAGACAAATTGTTCCTGAAAAGGTTTATCCAGGTTATGTTCTTGTCGAAATGATAATGGATGATGATACATGGTATGTTGTAAGAAATACTCCAGGAGTACTTGGTTTTGTTGGAGGTGGGGGAAAACCAACCCCACTTACAGAAGATGAAGTTAGAGTTATAATGAATAGAATTGGAATTGAAGAAGCAAAAGCTCAACTGACCTTTTCAATTGGTGATACAGTTAGAGTTATAGGAGGACCTTTTGACCAAATGATTGGAAAAGTTGAAGAAATTTATGAAGAAAAAGAAAAAGCAAAAGTTAGACTCTCAATATTTGGTAGAGATATACCAGTTGAGATTGATTTTATACACTTAGAAAAAATATAA
- the rplK gene encoding 50S ribosomal protein L11, which translates to MAKEVEAIIKLQIPAGKATPAPPIGPALGQKGINIMQFCNEFNQKTKDQDGIILPVIITVYKDKSFTFEIKTPPVSELIKRTLKIEKGSGEPNKNKVGRLTKKQIREIAEKKLKDLNTDDIEAAMRIVEGTARSMGVEVER; encoded by the coding sequence ATGGCAAAAGAGGTTGAGGCAATAATAAAACTTCAAATACCTGCTGGCAAAGCAACTCCAGCACCACCAATAGGTCCAGCTCTAGGTCAAAAAGGAATTAATATTATGCAATTTTGTAATGAATTCAATCAGAAAACTAAAGATCAAGATGGAATTATTTTACCTGTTATAATAACAGTTTATAAAGATAAAAGTTTTACATTTGAAATTAAAACTCCTCCTGTTTCAGAACTTATAAAAAGAACATTAAAAATTGAAAAAGGTTCAGGAGAACCAAATAAAAATAAAGTTGGAAGATTAACTAAAAAACAGATTAGAGAAATTGCAGAAAAAAAATTAAAAGATCTGAATACAGATGATATTGAAGCAGCAATGAGAATTGTTGAAGGCACAGCAAGAAGTATGGGAGTTGAAGTAGAAAGGTAG
- the rplA gene encoding 50S ribosomal protein L1: MSKRYEALLSKIEKGKTYDPNEAFKLIKELGTAKFDESVEVHIKLNIDPKQTDQTVRGSVLLPHGIGKTKRVLAFVRGDKIKEAEEAGADYIGDQEIIEKVLNGWFEFDAVVATPDMMPAISKLGKVLGPRGLMPNAKAGTVTQDIGRVIKEIKMGKIEFKTDKLGNIHSVIGKVSFEEDKLKENFIALIDAILKARPPSVKGQYIKSIYITTTMGPSIKLDTLKVLNLIGK, translated from the coding sequence ATGAGTAAGAGATATGAGGCGCTTCTTTCAAAAATTGAAAAAGGTAAAACTTATGATCCAAACGAAGCATTTAAACTTATTAAAGAATTAGGAACTGCAAAATTTGATGAAAGTGTAGAGGTTCATATTAAATTAAATATTGATCCAAAACAAACAGATCAAACTGTTAGAGGTTCTGTTCTTTTACCACATGGTATAGGAAAAACAAAAAGAGTTCTTGCATTTGTTAGAGGTGATAAGATTAAAGAAGCAGAAGAAGCAGGAGCAGATTATATAGGTGACCAAGAAATAATAGAAAAAGTTTTAAATGGATGGTTCGAGTTTGATGCAGTTGTGGCAACTCCTGACATGATGCCTGCAATTTCAAAACTTGGAAAAGTTTTAGGACCAAGAGGTTTAATGCCAAATGCAAAAGCAGGAACTGTAACACAAGATATTGGAAGAGTTATAAAAGAGATTAAAATGGGAAAAATTGAATTTAAAACTGATAAACTTGGAAATATTCATTCTGTAATTGGTAAAGTAAGTTTTGAGGAAGATAAACTTAAAGAAAATTTTATTGCTTTAATTGATGCTATATTAAAAGCAAGACCTCCATCTGTGAAGGGCCAATATATTAAATCTATTTATATAACTACTACAATGGGCCCTTCTATTAAATTAGATACTCTTAAAGTTTTAAATTTAATTGGAAAGTAA
- the rplJ gene encoding 50S ribosomal protein L10 codes for MITKEKKLELLNEIEKKIDETKIIVFTTFNELPVSEILPLRRDIRSKKGELKVYKNTLLKKVLEKKDIKLNDSIFTGTTAVVFAYEDPFQILKSVNEYLRTHRKNFDIKGGIFGRTILSKDDINSLSTISSINEVYGKLVYSLKSPLMRISLTLKSPIIRLINALNEIKSKKE; via the coding sequence ATGATAACAAAAGAAAAGAAACTTGAACTCTTAAATGAAATAGAGAAAAAAATTGATGAGACAAAAATTATAGTTTTTACTACTTTTAATGAACTACCTGTTTCTGAAATTTTACCTTTAAGAAGAGATATAAGATCTAAAAAAGGTGAATTAAAAGTATATAAAAACACTTTACTGAAAAAAGTTTTAGAGAAAAAAGATATAAAACTTAATGATTCTATTTTTACAGGAACTACAGCAGTTGTATTTGCATATGAAGATCCATTTCAGATATTAAAAAGTGTAAATGAATATTTAAGAACCCATAGAAAAAATTTCGATATTAAGGGAGGAATTTTTGGGAGAACAATATTATCAAAAGATGACATTAACTCTCTTTCAACTATTTCATCAATTAATGAAGTATATGGAAAATTAGTTTATTCACTAAAATCTCCATTGATGAGAATTTCATTAACTCTTAAATCTCCAATAATAAGGCTTATAAATGCCTTAAATGAGATAAAAAGTAAAAAAGAATAA
- the rplL gene encoding 50S ribosomal protein L7/L12, translated as MTKEELLEAIEKMSVVELVEFVKALEEKFGVSGMPMAVPMAGMPQAQQQAAAQEVEKTTFDVVLTSVGQAKIQVIKVLREALNVSLKEANDLVSTTPQVIKKGLSKEEAEDLKNKLSAVGATVEIK; from the coding sequence ATGACAAAAGAGGAACTTTTAGAAGCAATTGAAAAAATGAGTGTAGTTGAACTTGTTGAATTTGTTAAAGCACTCGAAGAAAAATTTGGTGTCTCTGGAATGCCTATGGCAGTTCCTATGGCAGGAATGCCTCAAGCGCAGCAACAAGCAGCAGCACAAGAAGTTGAAAAAACAACATTTGATGTAGTTTTAACTAGTGTAGGTCAAGCAAAAATACAAGTTATTAAAGTTCTAAGAGAAGCATTAAATGTTTCACTAAAAGAAGCAAATGACCTAGTTTCAACTACACCTCAAGTTATAAAGAAAGGGTTAAGTAAAGAAGAGGCAGAGGATCTTAAAAACAAACTCTCCGCTGTTGGCGCAACAGTGGAAATTAAATAA